From a single Trichoplusia ni isolate ovarian cell line Hi5 chromosome 5 unlocalized genomic scaffold, tn1 tig00001571_group4, whole genome shotgun sequence genomic region:
- the LOC113506209 gene encoding uncharacterized protein LOC113506209, translating into MLKIVVFSFLALLLVSVTSTPLVPRDTFEVINLEEPCVRQGGICVRIEDCEPENLVTMQVDLCPVQRHKGVSCCYL; encoded by the exons atgcttaaaattgTTGTGTTTTCGTTCCTGGCTCTCCTGCTAGTGTCTGTGACGTCTACGCCCCTGGTACCACGGGATACCTTTGAAG TTATTAATTTGGAGGAGCCATGCGTGCGACAAGGTGGTATCTGCGTTCGCATCGAAGATTGTGAGCCAGAGAACTTAGTAACGATGCAAGTGGACCTCTGCCCGGTGCAGAGGCACAAAGGAGTCTCATGCTGCTAC cTTTGA